Part of the Uloborus diversus isolate 005 chromosome 2, Udiv.v.3.1, whole genome shotgun sequence genome, ATGTTCGCCATCTTGGTGCTAAACGATGCTTTTTTGCTCTGTCTGTCTTGgggaagtagcgtgttttgcttcttgattgtggctTTTCATATTAATtccatgttaatccacaatcaaaaAGCACCACAGTATAGACAATCTCTTTGTTGGCCATTGTTACCCCAGTTAACTCTACTTGCTTTTGCGATGTTTAGTGAAAAAGGGAAGTATATTATTGGCGCAGATTTGAGTTGGAAAACGTTTGCAAAACTCCTGCGAAAGTAACCAAACTCAACTCAGCAATAATTACTCTTCCCATTACCAAGAAAAGAGGTAAACATTTTCAAGGTCATAGCATAACTTATCAGAACCGCACTATGCACTCTGATTCTGTCACGTTTTGTGCATTATGGAGTGTGCAACAGTTATGAATAAAAACATCTATAAAATCCCGATATAAAATAACACAGCaattcccaacccatgggccgcggcccaGAAGTGAGCCGCAAACAGCGTGTAACTGGGCCGTAGACACTGGTCAAgaatctaaattgaaaaaaatctttgggtcttaatttccttttttttgggaaaattcaCTTGTTAGATGTAATGTCACTTAAAAGCTCTCCCTGTCTCATatagccaataaggaactttaagGTTTTTGGTACTTCTTAGAAACTTTCCCCTATAATTGAAGATGAACCTAATGAATAGGAAACTTCGTTGAAAAAATTGCCGAAGaaactagtattagcttcaagTTAAAAGTGCTTCTCTGTTGTTGAACTGGCAAGACAGTTATGAGCAGATGATACCCTCTCCCCACCCCTACCAGAAAGTACATTTAGGCTGTGCAAGTAATATATAGTAGTTAGTGGGCCGCAACAGTGTTTTCTACGAAAATACTGGTccgcacaactaaaaaggttgggaaccgctgagtGAAGTGTATAAAATGCTAGACAGGTCACAGAAGAAACAAAAGAGTTGGACATGGTCATTCACAGTGGCATATTGCGATTTAAAAAAGCAAGCAGCGAATCAGTATAAATATTAAGCACGAATTAAATTGTGCACAaaggttttcattttaaaatagtttttttcaaagaGAAATTTCACGCTAAATTGTTAAAATTGGCCTATGTCTTTcatatttcagagtaaaaatacgagaaaaatattgcaattgaACAACAGAAAAAAGAGCAACTGAAAGACAGCGTGTATTTTCAGAAAGTTTCAtcaatcaaaaatactttcaataatAGAGTGGACGGAAAAACATTGCCGTCCTATTCGCTTTTACTTTCCTGAAGATAAAATCcaagaaaaagaagaaactaaTACAAATTCTTTTGttgcactaaattttaaaaaagctttttaccACGGAGGTAAAATATAGCCTTTTAGTATGCGGGacttatcaaaaagaaaaacatcatcCTAAAACTTGCATCAGTTTTGACTAATCAAAAAGAACATCTTTAGTATCCCTAGCAAAGACCATTCTATCAATAGCATTATATTTCTACAGAGAACGGTATTTTAAGATTGTAAAGAAAAGACTCGTGTAATTTgtagattttattattttcttcatttctttgcAGTACATTGTCTACACTGCTGatcgtaaaagtttttttttttgtatgagatAGAGATAGAGGAACCAAATCATAAAGAATGGCAGAACCGTTGTTTTAACCTGATTTTTTTTGTATGAGATAAAGGAAACAAATAATAAAGAATGGCAAAACGTTGTTTTtagcctgattttttttttttttttttttgtacgagaTAGAGGAACGAAATTATAAAGAATGGCATAACCGTTGTTTAtagcctgatttttttttgtatgagatAGAGGAACCAAATTATAAAGAATGGCAAAACCGTTGTTTTTAGCCtgctacttcttttttttttgtatgagatAGAAGAACGAAATCATAAAGAATCGCAGAACCGTTGTtaagcctgattttttttttttttttttttttttgtcaaagatCCTTTTAAAAACCTTCTTGCTAATTTACTTTGCGTTCTGTGgatggatttttttcttcaaactttgcACAGTAGTTGTAAAGCAGTTTTCCATAGGTATTAGAAACTCGAGACAATTTCCATCTTCTCCGTTTTCGTTTCCGAATGGTGGAAGTGGAGACTGCTAGTGAAGCCATCCCTCGAAGGTTAAGTCAGTTATGATAGGATATTGTAACAACTATGATATGTCTTACAGACTACGATGGCATGTTTGTGCCCTCTTTAAAAGGAGTTTTCAGCTTTGTAAAGCGAAAACGTCaagtatattatttttcatagttttaagGCTTAAGTGTTTCGAACCTACTTATTAGGTATTCCTTTACAAATGGCTATCAATTTCATggcatataaaaaataaatgccaaaTGGAAATCCGCCTTccgtttcaaaaaacaaaatcgaatgcAGGATCAGGcaattttaaggtaaaaataaaagtaaagctGTAAAATCAAGATTTACACTCTCTATACCCTGGTTTCAACTTTTGTACCACTAAGACTGATCTCATATATTTGTACTACTTTTGTCTTTTGACGGGTGGCTGGGGGCAGGGAGAGAGCTGAAGGATAATTCCCTAAACTTCATAAATACACGCACAAATAGTAGCTATTATTTACAGCTTTTCTGCCTGGATCAGATAATTTCTATTCCTTCGTACAAAATAGCTACAACTTTCCCTCTTCCGCCCATCTATTTTCTGATATCCccgttacttttcaaaaaaagttagaTGACAAGACGGCAATATCGTAGACATAAATTACTACACATAATCAGAAGTAAATACTTTGCAacacaaaaacacaaaaaattaataacttacaTGTGGTCAAAACTCATCTTGCAAGGATGGCATTTCTGGAGTGCGATGCCAATGGCTTCGGTGAGGAATACATTCTTTGACTGTCGAAAGCGCTCCACGCCCATGACGGCAGCGTACCACTTGAGCACGAATCTCAAATAGACGAAAGCGTATCCCCCCTTCAGCACGAGATCCATGCCCTCGGGTACGCCGTGGACCAGGTATTCGGGATTCTCCAAGAGTCTCTTTCCGAACACTGGATCCATCTCTGACATTTCTCCCTGAGGAAAGACAAATATCAATTTTGAACTTACATTTCAATGTGCTAGAAAAACGTACATTGTTATAGCGaacattgaaaaatgtttcatacGCGTTTTcggagctaaaaaaaaaaaaaaaaaactttttatcagtGCAGATCAGGATTTACCATATAGCAAATGTCACTATTGCTAGGAGCCCCCCTGAcacaaagaaaaactaaaaattcattgTGATGTGCTCGCATTTGTGTGAATTCGGCACTGTATCAACACTTAAATTTTCAGTCAGATTATTCTTCTCTTGTAACTTGCAAATTTATAATGTTGATGAATGTGTTCTTGAATCAAGTGTCTACTGCATTCCTTTCATTTATGCTCAAACGTATTACACTTGAATTGTTCCGCACAAACGTGGGTACTATGAATTTAGACATaatattacaaataataatatgagCTAGTGCAATACGCGATTGCTAAACTCGAACGGATCCAAAGTATTTGCATCGCAGGAGGAAACTTTCACAACAGTTGGACAGTTGGTCGTCATAAAAATTTCTTGATAGATTCTAGTCATACAAGACGGCGGACCGTCCAAAGTTTTCTTCCGAATGCAAATTTTTGATGTACATTTTGTGCTTTCATATACCTCCAACATTTAGTCCAAAACAGTCGACAATATTTTTCTTAGTTTACAAGAGTATTATTATGTTTGCACAAgatcaaaataagaaaatcaagtttaatatatttaacgAACCATGAAACTGGTTTTGCTTCGTTATAAACAGAATATAAATCAAAAAGGTttcacaaatgaataaatgaactcTTGTATTTAAGTACTGAGTTTCATTCCTGGTTAAGGCGTCTTGTTATCAATAACACAGGTGAAAAAGAAATTTACCATTAGAAAGTTTTCGTAGGTAGTCCCTTTGATGGTGCCATAACGAAAGGTACGTGAATTCAGAGACCTCTGAAGTTTGGAGACCGTGTCGACAGTCTGCCTTCGGCCAGGATAAGTCATGAAGGAAGTCAAAGTACCCGCGTAACTCCACAGGATCACCATGATAAAGAACCACCAACTGCCGATGAAGATACGAATGCTTAATCTTGCTGGAGCAGGACTTGGTGTTCCTAAAAGGACGAGGTAATTAGAAACAGAGATGTTACCAATGCTTGGTGCTCCTTTCTACAAAGCTCAAATGAGGACAAATATTCCGGCAAAAGACTTTTCAGCAGATGATGTGgcttatttagaaatattttgcttaagacCCTGTAAAAAAGCGGATAGAGAAATTCAGCTATGCCATCAAACACATGTGGAAGTTCTGTCATTTAGAAAACATCCATCTTACTGTTTCCGATCACCCTGAAGTCTCTAGTACGCATGCTGTTGACATCGATACAATGTATTAGCAAACGCATGGCAGCCTGTGACGTTAAGATCAAGaataatgtccccccccccctcttgttcaCGCTCCTGTTTCCAATAACAAAGGTCCGCGATtctcttctgaaaattttcatgttgcgggcctTGAATTCGCGTCAGCCCTAAAATaagttactcgtgaaaaattcgcgtgaTAGCCATGTCGCAGAGGTTGACTTGCGGTGTTGATCTAGTCCACTATATAAAGTCAACTGTAATTTTTACTACAACGGAAATCGGACGGGCGTTAGAAATAAGTAACGCGAGATACAAGAATGCCCGTCTCAGATACGGGCATCTGCAAACTTGCCGGCACGCGAGTATAACGTTCGTCTGCTTTAGACATAGGCAAATGCTTTAAGTGATTAAAAGAACTGAAAACATCAGAAAATGGTTTACCTTGTTGTCCGAGTGTCCGAAACAGGAACCAGACATTGTAGGATCTACGGACACCACTTTTGCAAGGAAGCGAATGAGTTATCAAGTACAGTGTACAAGTACATGCTAAAAAAGTCGATACTAGACCAGTCCATACCTACAAATGTGTGAATTCAACAAGCCATTAGTTTAGAAAGTAGTAGTTTAAGAAATTGGAATTTTAAATCTGTACCTCGGAGGGATACAACACTATATCCATTTTCATATCTTAACAGGAATAGTTGTTTTAACCACATGGTTTTGTATCCCTCTAAGTGAAAGTGGACTTGGTGTTCTTTTAAAATACTCTATATATCCATTAATTAGAAACTAGTTTTGGACATAAAGCTCTATGCCTCTAGGAAATATGAGTAAAGCTGATTTTAACACTGTAAtgtcattttggaaaaaatggacAGTGTTGTATCCCCTTGAGGTATATGTATTGACATATGCAGAAAAGAGACAAATGTTTCAAGAAGATTTCTGCAACATAGATAATTTGAGCAAAGCTTTGCTTGATATTTCTGGATGTAATCATAAGATAAAAGGCTACAGCCTAACAAGTATTCTTGAAACTATTAAACTTTCAGTTAAGACAAGAAATACAAGTGAAAATAACGTTAAACATTTCTTGTACCTACTTAATAATGTTGCAAATATTTTAGCAGCGACTAATAAaccaaatataaatataatagttCTAAATCTCTTTCatggatagttgtgtgtgtgtgcattgtGGAAGGTGGTCACAGAATACTTCATTCTACGCCCTGAAAAACTGCATAGACCATAagtattgtaaaattaaaaaaaaaatcatctaacatTGAAATCTCAAGATAAGTAATTACTGAGATAACAACATAAGCAAATAAACGATTGAGAAAACcgctgaaaattataaaaacataatCACATGATTCAGTTTagtgttacaaaaaaaattaccttgtgaCAAATGAAATCAGAACTGACTGCATTCAacgatcaaaaacaaaattattggttCTATATACTAAAACTATTTCATTAACGTAGAAAAAGATCTTACAAAATTTTGTCTAATTTGTTATTATTACGATTTTTATCAGGGGATTACTATACATTTTATTACTACTAAAAAAGCACATCTTAAGAATGTGGATAGGTAAAAGTCGTAGGATCGGTCAAGGTTTTCTAAAGGTTGTTCCACTAGATCAGCGGTTTAAAAAACGCTACATTAGGTGATTAGGTCAGAACTGTATGATATAAAATAGGTGCATTCATTACAACTTTTGACTTGTTGACATATCGTACCCCGGCAAGGTCTCAACAGttgttttaaacaatttagtctcaaacattacaatacgCTCAAAACCACTATGACGAGATGTTCATTGGTTATTTTCTTCTGTCTAGATTAGtaatgcatacttaaagttcaaaaaaattacttctagatatttaaattttcataatgcgTCTCTATTGGTCATATCGTTTTGacgccaccacgcaccagttatgaaatctaactttgtgcgagttttgtggcaagaaaggtcattacatttagattttaaatcaataattaacgtttccccaaaattttttgtgttggtatCCTTGCCAGGGTGCGATATAATGACGCCTCGGAAACTTCAAGGAGTCTATAATTAT contains:
- the LOC129216722 gene encoding glutamate receptor ionotropic, kainate 3-like yields the protein MQAVDFSSPYLFGKMAFAVLNPALESRKYVLIKPLSPPVWTGLVSTFLACTCTLYLITHSLPCKSGVRRSYNVWFLFRTLGQQGTPSPAPARLSIRIFIGSWWFFIMVILWSYAGTLTSFMTYPGRRQTVDTVSKLQRSLNSRTFRYGTIKGTTYENFLMVNFFFTCVIDNKTP